A window of Lepidochelys kempii isolate rLepKem1 chromosome 1, rLepKem1.hap2, whole genome shotgun sequence contains these coding sequences:
- the LOC140905078 gene encoding olfactory receptor 52R1-like translates to MSDSNTTHFTNPSTFILLGIPGLEAAHVWISIPFCAMYAIAVLGNFTILFIVKRKPSLHGPMYYFLCMLAVTDLVLSTSILPKTLSIFWFNSREIDFSACLTQMYFLHCFFVVETGIFVAMALDRYVAICHPLRHSTILTNPVVAKIGLAVVLRGGMLTLPSILLARQWPYCGTNIIPHTHCEHLAVVKLACANTHVSNYYGLFVVFCVMGLDVIFITVSYTQIIRAIFSLPTKDAWLKIFGTCSSHLSAILAFYIPGLFSFLMYHSGLNLPLHFHILIANMYLLVPPMINPIIYGVRTKQNRDRLLRLITHKGTNFFSFCFGSQTKFHADLGGELVLGPFP, encoded by the coding sequence atgtcagattccaacacaactcacttcaccaacccctccaccttcatcctgctgggcattcctggcctggaggcagcccacgtctggatctccatccccttctgtgcCATGTACGCCATAGCTGTCTTGGGGAACTTCACCATCCTGTTCATAGTGAAGAGAAAGCCGAGCCTCCAtgggcccatgtactatttcctctgcatgctggccgTCACCGACCTGGTCCTGTCTACATCCATCCTCCCCAAAAcgctgagcatcttctggttcaattccagggaaATAGatttcagtgcctgcctcacccagatgtacttCCTTCACTGCTTTTTTGTGGTGGAGACTGGGATCTTTGTGGCCATGGCCTTGgatcgctacgtggccatctgCCATCCCCTGAGGCATTCCACCATCCTGACAAACCCTGTGGTGGCCAAGATCGGCCTGGCCGTGGTGCTGCGCGGTGGCATGCTCACACTGCCCTCGATCCTCCTGGCGAGGCAGTGGCCATATTGCGGAACCAACATCATCCCCCACACGCACTGCGAACACTTGGCTGTGGTGAAGCTGGCCTGCGCCAACACCCACGTCAGTAACTACTACGGCCTCTTTGTGGTATTCTGTGTGATGGGTCTGGATGTGATTTTTATCACCGTGTCCTATACCCAGATCAtcagggccatcttcagcctccccacGAAGGACGCCTGGCTCAAGATTTTTggaacctgcagctcccacctctCTGCCATCTTAGCCTTTTACATCCCTGGTCTCTTCTCTTTCCTCATGTACCATTCTGGCCTCAATTTGCCCCTGCATTTCCACATTCTCATTGCCAATATGTACCTCCTGGTGCCCCCCATGATAAACCCCATCATCTACGGGGTGAGGACCAAACAGAACCGGGACAGGCTTCTCCGGCTCATTACCCATAAAGGAActaattttttctctttctgctttgGCTCTCAGACCAAGTTCCATGCAGATCTGGGTGGTGAGCTGGTGCTGGGCCCTTTTCCCTGA